Within the Eleginops maclovinus isolate JMC-PN-2008 ecotype Puerto Natales chromosome 13, JC_Emac_rtc_rv5, whole genome shotgun sequence genome, the region ATTTTTGTCCCAAtccttctttgtttactttgtgcATGCAGTTTATAGAGAACCCGATCACAAAATGAAGACctgaactgttttatttaacGCGAGGCCGTCTCTCAGCCGCGTTCTCATTAAACATTTTGTCTTCAGCGTCTTAAAATTAATTTTTAACATGTATTAACAAATTGAGGATATGAGGACAGTCCATCTCAACAGTGTCTATTAGGGCTATATTTCAAAACTCTACGTACAATGACAAATATTGCTGCCTAAAGTCTAAAACGTTTTagaactatttaaaaacaaaccatcaTCAAGAATGAATTCCATTAACATCGATTCTTTAACCTTCACTTAatttaggatttattttttgcctctaTATTACATAATTGAGAGTTTAAAAGGTCTTTTATTCGGCTATATTAACAGAATTTTGAAATGTAGCCTAAATGGGAATCTGCAACTGACCCTCAACAGATTCtttgtattaaaacaattatactgtatttcttttacAGGTTGATAATGAGCCATTTATTCCACTAGAAAGAACTACTTACTCCCAAACAGTTAAGAAAATTAAAAGATCAACAATGCAAACAAagccagagggaggggggggggggttaaaaagGGGgtcagaggaagaaaagaaaacacagcaaaataaattaaaaatgtaaataaaaaagaggacGCCAACTTCTCCTCTCTAACCCAGTCTGCAAGAGTGGTTGGTTGGAGGGATTGGTGGCGAAAGGGAGGAGGTTAAGTGTTGGGTTTGTGCGACAAAgtagggagagggaggggaggaagaggggggagtTTCGCGGTCAAATCTCAAAAACCAGTTCCGATTTTCAGTTCCCAATTTGCGCTCTCGTATAAAGTCCAGTGTAGGAAGAAGGACCAAACCAAAGACAAAACGAACAATTACTTTTGTCGGGCTGCTTAAAGCGAGAGCCGCCGTGGTAGACAGGCGGTTGTCGTGGCGACGCGTTAAGGTTTCGGCGCGTCCGTCCGCTTCAGTACTGTCGGTACGGGTGCTCCCGGTAAGGCGTCTTGGCACCTCTGGAGGGGGGCGGGGCCTTCCCTGTGGACGCTCGCTGGGTCCCGTTCCAGTCGTCCTGGCCTGGGGAGgacaggggggaaaaaacaggGAGGATTTATACTACAGTGGGGGGATGAAACACAGTAGCATTACTccagttttattatattttctgtaatttCATTAGATCTTTTAACACGTTTATTGATTTCTAAAGCACCCTGAGACACAATGAGATACTCTTATTTTGGTATAATTTAGTTTTGACGGATTGATCGGGGATTTGATTATCCTTTGTTCAATATTTCGACTTGTTACATACCTTTAATTAATGCAAAACGGACAGATGTTTCGATGCAGAGTGCTACTTTAAGGTTTTTTACTTCagattttccattttatgcttctTCACACTTCctctccattacattttggaagccaatattCAACTGTTACCTCGACTACATTTAGCTGACAGCCTCAGTCAGTAATTACTTTACATATTCAGATTTTAAGCAAATATATAACCAGACAAACAAACTCTGATGCATTACTATATAATAAGCTATCCAGCAGcaacattcaaatgaaacatttaccagctgtgatagACCATTACTGCACCAAAAGTCATAATAAGAGTCAATATGGACTCAAATCGCTTCAAGATTTGTTTTAAGACATTGTTTCTCGCCAAGAAATATTGCTCCATAGCGCTACCTGTGCTCAAAACCTTCACTAGGTACCTATAAAGTTACCGGTTTGTGGCTCTAACTTTGAAATCTGACCTCATTTTGGATCATTATGCATAAATTGAATGTTAAGTCCTCCTGAAATAAGTCAGATATGGTCGGcaatcaattaaatgtaaacgTTAAACTGACAAAACAGTGTCAATCAAGTAATTCATCCATAACTATGAATCAATCCAAGTACTCCAGAACATGAAGTATGTGAAAGcacaactaaaataaaaaagaatatctAGAAATAGTCTTATTTATATTCTTCGGTGTATTTATATGCACATTCCTCTACTCAGCATcctttttacagtttaaattgGGTCATCTTTGTTGACGGTGAATAAAGTTTTCCTCACCATACGACTCGTACGACTCCGTGCTCTCCCCGTGTCCGTAGTCGTAGTACTCTGCCTCTCTGATGGTCAAAAACAGGCAgagatgagaagaaaaaaaacacttttaatctTGAAAAACATGAAGTCTCTGCTGAGTGGAATGTCTAGGGGAATGATAATTGGCTACCATGAATAACATCAAAGCTGGGCTCTCTAGTATGGAACAGCTTCTCCTAAATACACTCCCTATCCAAAGCCATGAAACATGAAGCAGTGCTGACTTTGTGCAGAGTGGTTAACACAGTGTTtctggtggtgtgtgtgtgtgtgtgtgtgtgtgtgtgtgtgtgtgtgtgtgtgtgtgtgtgtgtgtgtgtgtgctcggaGAAGAGCAGGTGAGAAGTAAAGAGATGTCTGATTCACTCACGCCTGCGGCTGACTGTAATAGCTGTCGTATGACTCGTAGGCCGTGTCTGTGTAGCTCTCATCATAGCCCTGGAGAGGGGAAGGAAACAAGAGCGAGGTTTAGGGAGAGGCTTGTTCATGAATCATGAATGTCAAGATGCCCCTAAAGAACCACACTAACAGAGACAAGACCCCCCCCTTATGTCTCGAGCATCCCAAATCACTTATTTCTGTTTTGACGGACAAGCAATTCAGAGCCAAGAACCATCTTATCCAGAGGAGACCGTGGAGGGGTCAGAATTACATATTCCTCTACAGGAAACTCATCTTCTGGATGTTGCACTGCTTACTCCTCATaggttattttatttcttcaagTTTAAAGATATCTTAAGTTGTCTGTGTGATAATTAAAGCAGTACGATTAATCAAAAGTAATTGTTACAgctaaaatatgtgttttgaaaTAAGTTTTGTGGTGTTCAGACTTAATAAAAGGTCTTagtttggtacagatcctcttaaaaataaatcacaccaTGATCCTTTTAATGTATTCTTAAATTATAATGAGAAATATGattaaatgatattaaaatataggttaaaataattgcaattattcctttttgttgttttcaaatcAGGCAGTCCTAATAATAAATCTTATAATCGTGCTAAGGACattaacatatttattaaaCGTATAAAATAAAGCCATCTTTCTTCCGGTACTTACATATTCCTCGTAGCCCTCAGAGGCTGCAGTGGGGGTGTGCTGGTGTGGGGGTGGATGTGCCATCCTATGGGGGGGTCCTGCAGCTGGGGGCCTGGCGCGGGGTGCCGAGGCTCCCCTGGCGGGTGCTACTGGGGGTCCTCCTCGCCCCGATGGGACGCCCCTCACTGCGCCACCTCTGGCTGGGCCGCCTCGAGCTACACCTCCCCGGGCGGGAGCTCCGCGAGGGGGCATCCCCCGACCCCTGGAGAGCAGAACACTGAGTTACTTAGAGGAATACGTCAGGATGTATGTAGACCTGAACCGAATTGTGACATACTGGTACTTTTGAGGTGAAATCCTCAGAACACACTCTTTTAAGTTAGCCACAGCTCCAGAAAGATAACGTGTTAAGGAGCAGTGTTTTGGATTTAGTGCCCTCTGTTGCTCAGGTATGCTGTAGTTAAGCCCTTCCGCTCACCCCTTCCTCTAGAGTCCTCAGGGCTAATGTAGAAACAGCAGTGGGAAACTAGGATTCCTTGGAAGAAGACGTGCTCCATATTTAAATATGAGGTCTTCTTCAGGTATATAAAGTAGTCAAATAGTAAacagtaataaaaacataataatgtatTCCATTCCTCAAATACATCCCTCTGAATTCCTCACACTGATCGTTTAATTGGTGACCTTCATAAAAGAGTTCTGCCAGTCGAAGTTTGACTAACAGAGGTGACCCTTTCCCTCCATTTTCAGtacttatgctaagctaagctaacctgctaGCTCCAGCCTCAATATTTACCGTACGAATATACAAATGGTTTGTAATCACATGACGCAAGTTGTGGCAATAAATTCTAAAAGGTAAGGTCATCTCATCCttaaaagaaggaaaaacttgttttattttcttacatttataCGGAATGAAGCCTCACAACATAAACCGActgtaggtaggtaggtagcgTTTGGAATTCTTCTGTGCGACAGGCTATTGATTTCGATGAATCCTTTTCCTTCAGCTACAACTAATGTCTTTGTGATTGAAAGTTATCTACTGTCAAAAGTTCTTCTTTAGTATAAGTACCTTGGAACTAGACAATAACAcaaaagagtgaatacagagcGCCTCCAGCCTCATTGAGACACAGAGACTGTAGCGCATGGATGATGTCATATGAGAAACCCAGcgtctgggtgtgtgtgtgtgtgtgtgtgtgtgtgtgtgtgtgtgtgtgtctcctcacCTGTGTGCTCCACCAGGGGGGAGTCCACGGCCCCTGACCGGAGGGCCCCCTCTGCCTCTGGCCCCGTGATCCTGGCCTCCGTTCAGGTAGCCCATCTCCAGGAACTGCTCTTGGCAGATATCATCCATCatatcctacacacacacacacacacacacacacacacacacacacacatacacacagaagaagaagaagaagagagagagggttaCGAACTAGGGCCTCATGACACAGGGAAAAGTGGAATGAAAAGGAGACAAAAATTCAGGGACGAAAGGGAGGCAGTGTGGAAGAACGAACGATGAATAAAAGAGCCAAACACAATTACAGAGCTGCTCTCTACACAACATCCCCCTAATGGCTAACAGAGCGAGTGGAGGAAAAAAGTCTCCGTGCCAGTGACTCAGTGTTaaagagaaggagggggggCGGCAGGGGGGTTTTAGTGGATGTGGGAGTTTGGAAAGCATCCATCCACACTCCTGTGCCTTTCCGTCAtgcacaaaatgtaaatctcTTCTCCCTGCACTTCCTGACAAGCTTTGGGTGATTGCATCAACTTATTttcatctgcaaaaaaaaaacaacagggggGGAATTAGCGAAGCGGTCCGTCTGAGGGACACAAATCCAGTGACACAATCTGCATCCTTTTCTACGGAGAGCGATCGCACCGTGATCCATTAATTCTCTCTCAGAAATCAGTCCCTGAAATTGTGACCGAGCTCTAACGATGGTGAGAAAGAAAATAGCTAGAATATGAAGCGCAGACTTTCAATTTATCTGCAGTATGAGCAAACAGCAGCTACTCAGAAATTCATCTGTGCGACTGCAAGGTGACCTGTCAAGGCGTTCAGATTAATCCAGTTTCTTCATACACTAGttcaatagaaaaataaagagaaagtgTCAGAGTGAAGACATAGAAAAGGACCCCTTCACATTGGATCAAGGCTGTGCTTCGACGTCCAGGTTTACAGATGTACAAtagaagaggaagaacaaaagAGTCAAAGCCTTATGCCTAGCGGTGGCATTTGCCCAGATTTTCTGAGTCTTTATTCAAATAACGCCCGGTTTCAAATGAAGGACGTCAAGCCTGACAAATTAAGACTTTAAATTGTAACGACAGGTTCTGCAGGGGACGGCTTCTTACTTAACACCATCAGCCCGTCCCTCCTGCCTATAGCACCCTCTAATTAAGAAATAACTTGTCCTGCTTTGGCTTGAGCCATTGACAGAGCACTGTGGGCCTCAGCCAGGTTTTGTTGGCCCGCACTCAAGAgagtatgtgggagagaaaccccctctAGAGGGATTTTAGCTCTGaaataccatttacatgcacaaaaaccttcataacacactacaggaaaggggagtAGAGCCCCTCGAAtgcaatccttttttttttaccatttctaATTAATATTCTATAAACCAACCCATTCATCATGGAACTATTGGCATATTAAATCCATAATACTTGTAGGGCCAAGTTGTCAACACAATAATTAATTGATTGAGAGAATGAAACTAACATTTAGCATTGATTTCACCATATCTGTCAGTTATCAATTTAAAAGATAAGCTTTGATTTATATCTTCAGAATATTAAAGCTCTGTCGGATTAATCTCAGAGCACTTTAGCATTTATTAACTTGTGTTGGGTATTAGTCAATATTGCTGACATTTTACAGGCTGAATGATGAATTGAATACATTATATGCAGGTTAATGAATTGCAGAGGAATATTTGTACGATGCAGCAGCtaccaaaacacacagcaagCATGAGGCACGCCACAACAGCAGAGTGGGACTCACAGGAAACAGGAACTTCTTGACCTCCTCCATGGCGTGGGCCATGCGCAGGTAGGCCTCGGGCACGGGGGCGAACACCTCGATGAACACGTGCAGCTCCATGGACAGGTGGGCGTACTTGGGCTCGCCAGCTTTCCTCAGCCCCTCCTCCTGAGACCAGACAACATCGCGTCAGTGTCAGAGAGGCAGGGCAGCTAGCGCTAAAGTCAAATGAATTATGCAAGGAGTAATCACATTTCATCCGCATCAGAGGGCATCaagtacaggtgtgtgtggtgttccCTTCCTTTGTATGGATTAATAATTTCATCAAAGCGGAGGATAACTGGTTTAGCGGGAGTTCCTGAAGACTCCAGATGTGCAGAGTGTGAATGCCCTTGGCTTTACGTTCATGTTCACCCTGCCAGTTGACACCATCTGCCTGACATCGCTCTGAACTAGAGGCCAGATGTGTTATGGCTCCAGGTAAAAGTGTGTTAcggcagatgtgtgtgtgtgtttaagaagaGTGCACTACCTTAGATTTGTCTCTCATGGATCCTTTGCCCAGCACGGAGATCTTGGCCCCGGTCTCTTCCTGCAGACGTTTGATTGTGTTGCCCTGAGGTCCCAGAATCTTCCCCACAAAATTGAACTAATCGcaaaacaaagcagagagaaattAGTCAGACAGTCGAAGCAGCGGGGAGTTTAACACCCAGAGTGAAGGAGCAATCAGTGTCAGGGCGGCTTGTtgctcctgctgcagctttAAGTAGTAGATTTACCACAGAAGATCGATATGATCCCTGCAGGCTGCAGCACTGTCCCTCTCGATTCACTACATTCATCCAAGCACTGAAACCCTGCATATTTGTGCCTCCTCCATCTTTAAAGAAACTAattaaagtgtgtatttgtgagcCACAATTAGCTGCCCTGTCTAAGATTTACCTTTAAGGAAGCAATTCGTCCTGGAGTTGTGAAAGTAATCTGAACCCACTCATGAGCTTTGTCTTTCCTGACACTGGACTGATGTTCCGACTAAAACTAAGCCTGTCAAACTAAGCCAGGCTTCAGGAGATCAGACGGCTGTCTTACTGCACAGACCAGACACCTACATCATATTGATCTGGGGCTGGAGACGAGGCAGCGTCTATACCGCTTATTCTGCTTTACAGGAAGTCACTGGGAGAAGTTTAAACTTTTCTACTTAAAAAAGTACCATGAATGCTTAAAATTGGACAAACATTGAGATGTATGTGATACAAACTAATGCAAAACATGTCATCATTATGCAAAGGAAGCATCATGCAACCTGCAATCTGTAAGTTTCACAGGAAAGTTGCATCAATTAGCCAACTATGTTTGATAACTAAATATCATATTCAAggtcatttttcatgcaaaaaaggcagaaaaggCTGTTTTCAGCTTCTGTAATGTAAGAATATCATATATGTTCTGCTTTTATCACATTAAAATTCatattttggggttttgaaatgagaaaaacaagatatttgaaAACATCACGTCtgatttatgacattttatagaGCAATGATCAATAGAG harbors:
- the khdrbs1b gene encoding KH domain-containing, RNA-binding, signal transduction-associated protein 1b, giving the protein MENDEKYLPELLAEKDSLDSSFTHAMKLLNAEIDRIQKDETKKEADDYLDLFTTKNIKLKERVLIPVKQYPKFNFVGKILGPQGNTIKRLQEETGAKISVLGKGSMRDKSKEEGLRKAGEPKYAHLSMELHVFIEVFAPVPEAYLRMAHAMEEVKKFLFPDMMDDICQEQFLEMGYLNGGQDHGARGRGGPPVRGRGLPPGGAHRGRGMPPRGAPARGGVARGGPARGGAVRGVPSGRGGPPVAPARGASAPRARPPAAGPPHRMAHPPPHQHTPTAASEGYEEYGYDESYTDTAYESYDSYYSQPQAEAEYYDYGHGESTESYESYGQDDWNGTQRASTGKAPPPSRGAKTPYREHPYRQY